The Pseudanabaena sp. PCC 6802 genomic interval GACTGATGAAGCATACGGCTCTGGATATATCGTCTTGCCCATTGGCGCTGCAATAGATGTTGCTGAAATTGGCGATCGCTTCATAATATCCTCTCAATTCGCCGCTCAAAGGACGGATTTGGTGGGCGCAAACCATTGTAGCTTAACTAAGAAGACCGAGCCGTTTTGCTGCAACGCGATCCTGAGCGCGATCGCTATTCGCATTCCTTGAACTCTGGCCTATACTTTACCGTTCCACTATATCCTTCCAGCGCGCCATTTTCCAACTCCAGTAGCATGAACACCTCATCCGGTACTGCGTACTCGCATCCAAACCCTTTCTTTTTGGCTGGTACGAATCCAAACCGGGGATAGTACTCCGGATGTCCCAGCACGACAACAGCTTTGCTACCCAACTTAGCGCACTCGTTTAAGCCATGTCGAACCAGCAACGACCCAACTCCTTGCCGCTGGCGCTCGGGAACCACTGCCAGTGGCGCTAACCCCAAAACGAGTAAATCGTCTGGGCAATTTCCTGCGATCGTGACTGGACTAAAGAAAATGTGTCCGATAATTTGTTCGGATTCCACAGCAACAAATGAAAGCGTAGATACAGAACCTCGCAAGCGATCGACTAAGTTCGCTTCGCTTTCTCGCCCAAACGCGGCAATATTAACTTTGCGAACGGCATCTACATCTTCTGGTTTCTCAACTCGAACTTCCATACTTACTATTTCCCCAGACTTGAAAAATTTACCGACTTTTGAGAGGCGATCGGCAAAAGTCAACGAATTCCAATTAACATCATTTAAGAAGCTGGTTAAGTTAACCTCTTAGTCTTGTCTGCATCTTCAAAACGTATATGACAGGTTAATAAATTGCCATAGTTGTTGCGGAAATTTAACATTTGGTAAAGATTTTCTTAAGAGAAACCATGATTTTCTGACATAGGGATCGCGATCGCGCTATGGTCTCGATATAAAACTTGAGCCTATTGAGCTGATGGCATATTGGTGTGTATGGGGTGCTTTCAGCAGGAATTAAGGTCAGTCAGCCTGCGATGGGCTCAACCTATTTTTCCCAAGGAGGGATCGATATTATGAACCAAAAAGGTATCTCGGGTTCGCGAAACGTGGCAATCGTCGGACCCTACTTAAGTGGGAAAACCACACTTTTGGAGAGTTTGTTATCTGTTACAGGTACGATTTCTCGCAAGGGGCGCATTTCAGATCGCAATACCGTTGGCGATAGTTCCCCCGAAGCCCGCGATCGCTCCATGACGGTTGAAATCAACACTGCGGTTCTGGAATATGAGGGTATTAACTTTACATTTCTAGACTGCCCTGGCTCCGTTGAGTTTGCTCAGGAAACCTACAATGCCCTGGTAGGAGTAGATGCCGCCATCGTCGTCTGCGAACCAGATAGCGATCGCGTTCTCACCTTAGCACCTCTATTCAAGTTTTTAGATGATTGGGAGATCCCCCATCTAGTTTTTATCAACAAGATGGATCGTGCCAATGCTGCCTTTATGGACGTGCTAAACGCCCTGAAAACGGTTTCTTCTCGTCCTTTAGTTCCGCATCAATATCCCATTAGCCAGTCAGGTCAGGTAACTGGCTTTATCGATTTGGTAACCGAGCAGGCGTATCAATATCACTCTGGCGCTCCAGCCGATCCCATTCCCTTCCCTGAAGCTTTAAAAGAGCAGGAGCAAGCTGCTCGAACTGAAATGCTAGAAGCTCTCGCTGATTTTGACGACCACCTGCTGGAAGAGCTACTAGAAGAAATTACCCCTCCCGAAGAAGAAATTATCCAGGATCTGAAGATGGAATTGGGAGCCGATCTAATCGTCCCAGTCTTCATTGGTATGGCCGAGCAGGACTATGGCGCTCGTCCCTTACTGGCAGCCCTACTGCGCGAAGCTCCCGAACCTGAAGTTACGGCTGAACGACGCAAGCTTGGCAGTAAGAGCCAAACCCCAATCGCCCAAGTGCTTAAAACCTATTCCAATCCTCAGGGTGGCAAGCTCTCGTTGGTAAGGGTCTGGCAAGGGACTCTATCGGATGGAGCGACGATTAATGGCAGTCGGATCAGCGGCATGTATCGGCTGTTAGGCGCTCAGACCATACCCACACCGCAAGCATCCGCTGGGGACATTGTTGCCCTGGGTCGTCTGGAAGGCGTTAAAACTGGCGATACGCTCGGTCTTGAGCCTAGTAGCCCCGAGCTGCTTAGAGCGGACAAAATCGCCCCGGTGTTTGCCCTTGCCATTACTCCAGTCAATCGCAACGATGAAGTCAAGCTGAGCGGTGCTATGAGTAAGCTGCTGGAAGAAGACCCCTCACTCTATTGGGAACAACATGGCGACACCCGCGAGATTATTCTCTGGGGCCAGGGAGAAATTCACCTTCAGGTTGCCTTAGATCGACTGCATCGCAAGTACAACCTTCACATGTCCACCCACTTGCCACAGGTTCCCTATAAAGAAACCATTCGTAAATCTTCCTCATCTCACGGTCGCTATAAGCACCAATCCGGTGGGCACGGGCAATTTGGCGATGTCTATCTCGATATCAAACCCATGCCGCGCGGCGAAGGCATCAGCTTCCAAGAAACAATTGTGGGCGGCGTAGTTCCCAGGCAATACATTCCTGGAGTAGAAACAGGGGTGCGCGAGTACTTGACACATGGGCCGTTGGGATTCCCCGTAGTGGATGTCTCTGTGACATTAACCAATGGGTCTTATCACTCGGTGGACAGCTCAGAGCAGGCATTTAAGCAGGCAGCACGGCTAGCTATGCAAGAGGGTATGAGTAAGTGCGAACCGACCTTACTAGAACCGATCGCTCAGATCGAGATTTCCATTCCCAGCGACTATACTCCCAAGGCTTTGCGCCTGATTAGCGGTCGTCGCGGTCAGGTACTGGGCTACGATGCCAAACAGGATTGGCATGGTTGGGATCGGGTTTTAGCCTATCTGCCGCAGGCAGAAATGCACGATCTAATTGTGGAGTTGCGATCGCTAACTATGGGAGTGGGATTTTTCCATTGGGAATTCCATCATCTCCAGGAGGTGCCTGAAAAGCTCGCAGAGCGGGTGCTAACAACTAGCAACGCACCTACAAGTAACGGCAAGAACCACAAATAGGTAGATTTCTTCTCGCAAGCGCCATATCTGCCATCCTAGGAGCAGTGCCCCGTGCCTGCCCTGAATCTATCGGGGTTATATCCTAAAAGGTCGCGATCGCGTTTTGCGATCGCGACACCATTCTGCGGTAACGTGAGATCCGTGCGTTTATGTTTTTACGATCGGAATCGTTTGACAGTCACTTTATGAAAACAGCGTGGGTATTTCCAGGACAAGGTTCGCAAGCCGTAGGTATGGGCATGGACTTGCTAGAGGTAGGGCAGGATAAGTTTGCCAAAGCCGCAGAAATTTTAGGGTGGTCGATCGCCGAAAAGTGTCAGGGCGACATTGCCGAATTATCGCAGACAGAATACACGCAGCCTTGTCTTTATACGATCTCCGCCATTCTGAGCGATCTGCTCAAAGCCAAAGGCTATACACCTGATGTGGTGGCTGGACATAGCCTGGGCGAATATTCTGCCCTCTACAGTGCTGGCGTATTTGACTTTGCTACTGGTTTAGAGTTAGTCAAGCAGCGATCGCTGCTGATGTCAGGCGCGAGCGGTGGTGCCATGACTGCCCTGATCGGGTTCGATCGCGCTGCTTTAGAAGACCTGATTGCCAATACGCCGGATGTGGTACTTGCCAATGACAACAGCGACGGACAGGTAGTAATTTCTGGAACAGTTGAGGCAGTGCAAAGCGTCTGCGGGCAAATTAAAGTCAAAAAGGCAATGCCCCTAGCAGTGAGTGGCGCATTTCACTCGCCATTGATGGCAGAGGCTGCCGCGAAATTTGCCGATATCCTCGCCCAAATTCAGTTTCGGGATGCCCAGATCCCGGTATTATCCAACGTCGAACCAACTGATGCCACGACTTCAGCACAAACCCTGCGCGATCGCCTCAGCGTCCAAATTACCTCTCCCGTGCGTTGGCGCGAAATAAGCTTGTATCTAGGTGAATCTGGTTGCGAACGAGCGATCGAGGTCGGCGCTGGCAAAGTGCTTACGGGATTGCTAAAGCGGACTGCACCAAATTTGCAATTGGCGAATATCAGCAATCTAGAGCAACTCAATGAGTTAGTTCGCTAAACCTAATCTCAATAAATCCAGTTATAGCCGTAGACAGATCTGTTAGGACAGGGGGTGTGGGGGCTGCGCCCCAATCCTAAGCCTGTTGGCTATAGCTATATTTAAGCTTTTTGTAGAGCCATTTCTACCAGGATGCCAGTTATTTTGGAAACCTCATTTATGTAGTACGAATCGAGATCGATATAAGCTTTATTCTCTGCTAACTTCATAAATTTCCATTCGTCCCCAGTGGTAACAGCACCATAAATTGACGATATATTCGCGGTTTCTTTCTCATTATAAATTTGGGCTGCATACATTTCAGCTATGCACTGACCAATTCCAGAAATGATATTTTCATTTTTTGCCTCAACAATCGTAATGACGGGTGTTTCCAAATATAGTTGTTCCGGCGAACTACTGATAATGTAATCGCAAAATCCTGTGAGTCCTTTTTCTTTATCGACATTGAAGTCAATGCCCGAGAACAAACTTACTTCGTCGGATAATTTATCTTTGACTTCAAGCAAAATATTAATAATAATTAATTCCGAGCGGGCTTTTTCTGTATTAATGGCAAGGGCTAAAGGGACGTTGCGCTTTAATGTTTGACTGAGGCGATCGCTTATTTCCAGAGCTTTAATCGCCGAAAAAAGAGACAAATTTTCAACGGTCTGCAAACCAAAATCTGACTTGATTCTTTTAAGAGTGAAATCACTGTAAGCCATAGATTTGCAGGTTAAAACTCAACTTGCTTTAGATCCGGTCTGAGGTGTTTGGCTCCATTTAGATAAACGTGCTGAATGGCTTCTTGCTCTAGGGGGGTATTGATGTGCAAAATTACCCGGATGCAATGGGGTAGGTCGCCCTCAACGTGCATGTGCTGGACATCAAGCAAGGGTACGTGCTCCCAATGGGGACGCGATCGCGCAACTTTGGCAGGGAAGATCGCGTCGATATCCGGCGTGACCGAGAAAGTAGCGCTCGCAATATCCTTGGGGTCAATTTGATTGCTAGCTTCCAGTGCTGCCATCAGTTCCAGCACTGCTTCCTCAACAGCCGCCACTGAATTTTCCGCTACTGTTGTCGCTCCACGAACGCCACGAATACGCCATCCCACGCTACATCACCATTGACTCAAGTTAACCTGACTCCAACGATCATAATATTTAGTTACACCGTTAGGATCGGTTTTTGCGATCGCTTTATAGTAAGTTTGTATGGGTACTTAGTACTACAAGCTATTCACACTGCGCAATTGACACTAACTATGACTACCAGCACCATACAAACTCCCCTGCCTCAAGTGCCAACTGATTCTAGATCTCAGGTCAGTCAGTTCATGCAACAACTGCAAGATAGTATTTGTGCCGGACTGGAAGAACTCGACGGCAAGGCAAAATTTCGCCAGGATGAGTGGGAGCGTCCCGAAGGTGGCGGCGGGCGATCGCGCGTGATGGCTGAGGGCAACGTTTTCGAGAAAGGTGGCGTGAATTTCTCCGAGGTGTTTGGCTCGCATCTACCTCCCAGCATTGTCAAGCAACGTCCCGATGCCACCGGTCATGACTTCTATGCCACGGGCACTTCGATGGTGCTGCATCCCCGCAACCCCTATGTCCCGACCGTCCACCTCAATTACCGCTATTTTGAGGCAGGCCCCGTTTGGTGGTTTGGTGGTGGTTTGGATTTAACTCCTTACTACGGTTTCGCGGAAGACGCACATCACCTGCATTCTACGCTCAAGACAGCTTGCGATCGCCACAACCCCGACTACTACCCTGTATTTAAGCTATGGTGCGATGAATATTTCTACCTCAACCACCGTCAAGAGATGCGCGGTGTAGGCGGTATTTTCTTTGACTATCAAGATGGCAGAGGCAAACTCTATAAAGGCGATAAGCAGCAAGCGGCGCTCGAACTCAGCGATCGCATCGGGGAAGTACCCGAGCGCTCCTGGCAGGAGTTATTTAGTTTCATCCAGGACTGTGCGGGATCGTTTTTGCCTGCCTACGTGCCAATCGCACAGAAACGTAGGGATACTCCTTGGGGCGATCGCGAGCGTGATTTTCAGCTATATCGACGCGGTCGTTATGTGGAATTTAACCTGGTTTACGACCGGGGCACCATTTTTGGCCTGCAAACAAATGGACGGACGGAATCGATTTTAATGTCATTGCCACCAGTGGTGCGTTGGGAATACGACTACCATCCCCAACCCAACACCCCGGAAGCCCAGCTTTACGATCTGTTCCTCAAGCCGCAAGACTGGGCTAACTGGGTCGAAGGGAGCTAAAACTGCGAGATGTTGGGTTCTTGATTAGTTAAAATCGTGCAGTCAGACGTAGGGTAGCTTATGCATAAAAGTCGGAAGCCGGCTGCCCTTTGCCCGGAGTTAAAGAACATGTCAGGGTTGCCGCCCGATTCTTTGACATCGCCCTCTATGACTCTGCCAGCGCAGGTAGAGCAGGTGCCTGCACGACAGCTAAAGGGTAAGTTAATCCCTTCCGCTTCCGCCACATCAAGCACGAACTCGTCTTCATCTACTTCGATAGTTTCATCAAGCCCTTCAGCTTCGTTGATTAGTCGAACATTGTAAACTGCCATACGATCTGCATCCTCTCAGTCGCTAGTTGTAAATATAGCTATAGCGGTTTTCAGATCGGAGGTGAGTAGCGGGGTGGGGGCGTTGCCCCAAGAAGGGGTGGAACCCCTTCACCCCAAAAATACTGTTCTCAAGTGAAAATCGCTATATAGCCAACAAACTAATAATGCCAACCATTGTGAAGCAGTTTTGGCCAAGAGTGAGTTTAGTTAAACTTTTTTAACTTCTCACGTAATGGGATGATGAACGGTTACTAGTTTGGTACCGTCTGGGAACGTTGCTTCTACCTGTACTTCATGGATCATCTCCGGTACGCCTTCCATGACATCGTCGCGCCCTAGCAATGTCGTGCCATAACTCATGAGGTCGGCTACAGTGCGTCCATCCCTTGCTCCTTCCAAGATTGCTGCTGTTAGGTAGGCAACCGCTTCGGGGTAGTTGAGTTTTAAGCCGCGCTGCTTGCGGCGTTCTGCTACCAGTGCCGCAGTAAAGATCAGTAACTTATCTTTTTCTTGAGGCGTTAACTCCATAAGTGTTTTTGCTTTTGAGGGTATTCTAAGTTAGTTAATCATATAGCAGGTATAGCAGGCGATCGCCTACCTTACTCCGCCACCTGAACAATTTGCGACACGGTGAGGTTCAGATTTGGGAAAGCTGGCGAAACCAACCGTTCCTCAGCTTGAAACTGTTGCAACTGATATTCTTCATTTACCAACTGACAAATAGTAATTGTAGGTTGTTTGGGATTGCCAATGAGGCGGCGACCGCCTAAACCCAGGTAGTCTACAATCCAGTATTCGGGAATGCCCAATTTTTCGTATTCGCCCAGTTTGGTCAGGTAGTCATCGCGCCAGTTGGTACTGACTACTTCAATAGCGAGACAAACGGAAGTACCTTTGGTAATTGTAGAGCGCTTTTTCCAGAGTGGTTCTTCGGAAAGTGCATTGGCGTGCAGGACAGCGACATCGGGACTGAATCCAGATTTGTCATCGTCCCACCCCTTAAGAATGCACTGACGGGGAATGATAAGCGGTAGAGAATATTGCTTAATTTGAAACCCAACTTCGAGGGTAAGAAATCCGCCTACTTGTTCGTGGGGGCCTGTGGGTTGCACTTCAACGATGACTCCATTTCTAAGTTCGTAACGTCCGCCGCGATCGGGATACCATTCGAAGAATTCTTCCAGCGTTATTCGCTTCGGTTCAAATTCTTCATCTTCCTGGTCGGATGGCTTTGGTTGTACTTGGATCATAGGAACCTCGGGTGGTTAACTTTCGGCTAGTTAACATTATGCTGCCAAATTCTTGGTATGCAAGTAGACGATCCCATGAATGACACTCGCAACATTTGCCATACTGCGATTAACCAGGTGCGCGCTTCCAGACTGGATGCACCGCGATAGCGACATATTATCCCCTGTTCGAGCCGTGTCACGCCAAATTCGCCTTGCATTTCACCTTTTATCGCAGTCTTTACCAAAGTTCGCGCCTGTTCTACTATTTCTGTTGGTATAACCTGTCCGATAAATGCCAAATTGGCAACCACTGGTTGTCCGGCCAAGGCATGAGGGCTGTGGATTGTATCAGCACCACCGCTCAGTCGTTGTCGATCGATCCAGAGCGGTCGCCCTTGCTGCCATACTTCTGTATGCGATCGCACTTGTCCTGACAAAAAGCTTTCCCCTCTAGCCGTCCGTCCATAGCGACAGACTTCCCAACCGCACCAGGTTGCTTGTGGTGCTAATTCGACATGCAGGTGTTGATTGTAGATAGCGCCGTCAAAAATAATACTGTCCTGGGGCAACCACTCCAAATACGCACCAGCGGCAATTTGAATCCTGGTTGATTGCTGGGCGATAAGTCCGTTACTGCGATAGATTTTGGCGGCTGCCGCCGTGGTAATTAGGGCATGGGTATTTTCCGCCAGGTTAATCTCCGCACTGAGGCGATCGCCCCCCACCATACCTCCCGCTGTATGCAACAAGACGCTATGGCAAATGCGATCGCCCTCGGGATAAAAAGGTCTTTGCAGTTTCCAAGGAGCCTGACTGTAGCTGTGTTTGACGTGTGTCGCGCCATCTCGGTTTGCAAAATCCAATTCGAGCTTGCCATGCCAAACATTGCGATCGGTTGGCGGTTTGGCGATAGAACTTTCCTGTCCAATCATTTGGCACTACCTTCAAACATAAGTTGCGAACGGTGATGACAACGAGATCGTACAACCTGCATGCGATCTCGTTTAGCGATCGAAAACTAACTACTACGGGCTTGCCATGCTTGCTGAAATTCTTTGACTACCAGATCCATGCCGATGGAGCGGGATGCTTTGAATAGGAGGCGATCGCCAGGTTCTACTAATTTAAGCAGGATTTCGGTAAGTTCGGCATGGGTGGAACCGCTGCTGGCACCAGGAAAATCTCGGCCTGCACCCAGCAGAATTGCATCTGATTCTCCATCGGTTAGAACTAAGAGACGATCTATCCCTAAGTTGCGAACGGTTTCGCCCACCTTGACATGCAGCGATTTAGACATCTCACCTAACTCCTTCATAGTGCCTAAAACTGCCCAGCGGCGGCGGGCGGGAGTGCTTGCCAATAGATGTAAAGCGGCAATAGTTGCCTCTGGAGAGGCGTTATAGGTCTCATCTAGAATTGTGATGTCTCGATCGAGGTGATATACCTGCGATCGCCCCGCTGGCATGCTGAGATTCTCTATGCGGTCTGAACTTGACGCAGTCACCGACCAGTCCAGATCCAATGCTTGTAAAACCCCCAGCGCGGCTAAAAAATTCAGTGCATTATGGCGACCGGGGATGGGCATCTGCCACGCCATTTGTCCCACTCGCCCCACTCGCCGCACGCACAAAATATCTCCCTGCAATTCGCCATTGATATCGCCTGCATCTAATCCATAGGTGAGAGTACGTCCGTGCCAAACCTGTCCAGCGGTTTTCATGAGTAGGTCATCTTCCCCATTGAGAACTGCAATTCCGTCTGGGGGAGTTTGCTCTAACAACTCGCATTTAGCGGTCGCGATCGCTGCTTGAGAACCGAGTCTGCCAATATGCGCCGTACCGATATTCGTAATTACGCTCACATCAGGTTGGGCAACGCGGGCTAGTCGGGCAATTTCCCCCAGCCCTCGCATCCCCATTTCCACCACCACAAAGCTGTGCTGACTGGGATCGATCGCTAAAAGAGTTTGGGCAACACCGATGTCGTTGTTGTAGTTGGCAGCGCTTTTGTGGACTGACTTGCCTGGCTCGGTGTAATAACCGAGTAGCGCTGCAATTAATTCCTTGGTAGTGGTTTTGCCAGCGGAACCAGTTACCGCCACTACTGGTAAATTGCATTTTTGTCGCCACCAACTCGCGATCGCTTGATAGGCGGTGAGGGTATCGTCCACCATTAGCAATGGTAAGTCTGAGGCGTTATTTGTGAAGCGATCGGCTTGCACGACAGCAGCGATCGCGCCCTGGCCGATCGCGCTGGCAACAAACTCATGCCCGTCAAAATTTTCACCCACGAGTGCGACGAATAGCTGCCCAGATTGGAGCTTTCGACTGTCAGTGCAAATTCCTGTTAGCAGGGCTTGGGGATTAACATTCGCGAATTTGGCTGACATTGCGGCGATCGCATCGCCTACAGTACATTTACAGGTCATTTTTCTCTATCATCAAACTTTAGCTGTTGGAAATATGCCGAATAGCTTGGCAGCACCACCAATCAAAGCGACCGACAAATTGCCTGTCCATCTTCTGGTTAATGTCGGAGAATTGCTTGTCCATCTTTTGCTCGAAGCGGGTCAAGACTTCTTCCAGGGTATAGGTGAGGATAGGCGGGTTGGTAGTCATGGCGAAACTGCCGAGTTAGGGTATATAAGGGATTCGGATTGCTAAGCTGGCTAAATTACAAAGTAGTCAAGCAGGGTGTTATTCCATCTTTTGTAACAGTATAACCGCGATCGCTAATTAGCAATGAGAAGGCGATCGCTGCTTTTCTTAATCTATGGAGGACGCCATGATAACTTCTTCCTAGATGTGGGTAAATTACTCTTAATCCATAAAACTAGAGACTTAATGAGAAATATATAGCGATCGCAAGTTATCTGCTTATGGGGGACGCAGCCCCAAGGCTCAAGTTTCTACCCATATTTAGGACTACCGTAGTCTGTTCAAATTCTAAAAAGCCTACTTAAAAAGACTCTCGATAGATACGGAATTCAGCGTTCGTCTAGCGGTGTTATGGCGGCAGATGAGACTAATTTTTTGCTGCCTACAGTTACGTGCCCACCCATGTAGATTTCGTGAAGGATAGATCGCCTGAAATATCGCAGTTATCCTTTCCTAACCTAATCGCTCATTATAAGAGATTTCTCACTGAGAAATTACCGAAATCCCCCTAGGTAAGCCCCCGCAAACGCCGATTTGGAGGGCTATCTATTGCTGGTAGTTTTTTGCTGAAAATCTTTATTTCTTCGCAACCCGTATGCAATTCATACCCAATATTGTTGCTTGCAAGTTTTTCTATCCCATTTTTTGTCCACACTTTAACCCAATCAAGGTGAAAAAAATATGGCCGCAATTGATGTATCTAGCAACTCTCTACTCTTGTCAACAGATTTAAGCCTCAACTTGTCAATTCTCGGCACTAAAGATGACTCGCGAACGTTGGACGCTAAGGAAATCGTCCTGATCGATTCGGGCGTGGCGGACTATCCGAGTCTGGTTGCTGGGGTGCGATCTGGCGTTGAGGTAGTAGTGCTGGATGGGATGCGCGATGGCGTTAAGCAAATTACGGAAATCCTATCCACACGGCAAGACGTCGCCAGTCTGCACGTTGTCTCGCATGGTTCGTCTGGCGGCATGCAACTGGGAAATAGCTGGCTGAGTGTGGAAACGCTGGATCGCTATGCTCTGGACTTACAAGCCTGGTCGGAAGCGTTGGCGGCTGGTGCTGAACTGCTGATTTACGGTTGCGAGGTGGCAAAAGGAGAGCGAGGTTTGGCTCTGGTGGCTCGCCTAAGCGAACTGACTGGAGCGAGCGTAGCGGCATCGACTACAAAGACTGGTTGTGCTTTGTTGGGAGGGGATTGGGCTTTACAGGTAGCTCCCATGCCATACCAGTTGGCATTTCTGCCCGCCGCGATGGATGAGTATGTTGGGATATTTGCCGACACAAACGCACCAATACCAATCAATCTGAGTTTGCGCAATAACAGCGTGGATCTCAGTTCCGGCGAAGGCAGCATCGGACTCAACTTGCAAGTCACGGACGACAGTGCTGGCTTTAACTATGGATACGTCTATTTCCGCAGTCCCAGCGGTCAATCTATCGGTGTGTCCCTCAGAGACCCCAACAACCTGATCGGCGGCACCGAACTGGCTGGAACCTATACCGGGGCGAGCAATTTATATTCCAATTCCGAGGTAGGAACCTGGACGTTTGAATCCCTCCAGCTATCCGACGATCGCGGTAACCAGCGCACCTACACCAGCAGCGATCTGACCGCACTCGGCATCAATCCCAGCTCGCTTGCCTTCACGGTTACTAACTCGAATTACGATAGCCAGGCACCAACGCTAACCAATCTGAGCTTGACCAATAACAGCATGGATCTCAGCTCCAACGAAGGTAGTATTGGGCTCAATCTACAAGTCACTGACAACATTTCTGGCTTTTCCGATGGCTATGCCATGTTCCACAATTCCAGTGGTGAATATTTATATATGAACCTCTACGACTCTAACAATCTGGTTAACGGTACAGAACTGGCGGGCACCTATTCCGTCGAGGTGTTTGATAATAATTATTATGGCAACAAGTTGGGAGTCTGGACGTTTGACTTCCTCCGGCTAACTGACGATAACGGTAACTCTCGCACCTACAACAGCACCGACCTGACCGCCCTCGGCATCGATCCCAGCACGCTTAACTTCACGGTTACCAATTCCGTTGATACACAGGCACCAACACTAACCAATCTCAGCTTGCGCAATAACACTGTGGATGTCAGTTCCGGCGACGGCAGCATTGGGGTCAATCTGCAAGTTACCGACAACAGTTCTGGTTTTAACTTTGGCTCCGTCACTTTTCGCAGTCCCAGCGGTCAAATATACGATTTCAGCGTGTACCTCAGCGACCCCAACAACCTGACCAGTGGCACTGAGCTGGCAGGAACCTATACCGGAGCCAATAATTTATCTAATTCTGCCGAGACGGGCATCTGGACGTTTGAATCCCTCCAGCTATTCGACGATAGATTTTACTCTCGCACCTACAACAGCAGCGATCTGACCGCCCTCGGCATCGATCCCAGTACGCTTGCCTTCACAGTTAGCCGTGGATCTACGCCGACCCCAGACCCCGACACAACCGCACCAACACTAACCAATCTGAGCTTGCGCAATAACAGCGTGGATCTCAGTTCTGGTGAAGGCAGCATCGGGCTGAACCTACAAGTTGCCGACAACATCTCTGGCTTTCAGTCTGGCTCCGTCTATTTCCGCAATTCCAGCGGTCAATCTTTCCAGGTGAACCTCAGCGACCCCAACAACCTGGCCAGTGGCACAGAACTGGCAGGAACCTATACTGGGGCAGGGCAATTATCTGCAAACTCCCAGCCGGGAGTCTGGACGTTTGACTACCTCCAGCTAACTGACGATAACGGTAACTCTCGGACCTATAACAGCAGAAACCTGACAGCACTCGGCATCGATTCCAGCACCCTTTCTTTCACGGTTACCAACTCTGATAGCCAGGCACCAACGCCAGTCAGCCTGAGCTTGAACCATACCAGCGTGGATGTCAGTTCCCCCGACCCAAGCATTAGGCTAAATCTGCAAGTCACTGA includes:
- a CDS encoding UDP-N-acetylmuramoyl-tripeptide--D-alanyl-D-alanine ligase produces the protein MTCKCTVGDAIAAMSAKFANVNPQALLTGICTDSRKLQSGQLFVALVGENFDGHEFVASAIGQGAIAAVVQADRFTNNASDLPLLMVDDTLTAYQAIASWWRQKCNLPVVAVTGSAGKTTTKELIAALLGYYTEPGKSVHKSAANYNNDIGVAQTLLAIDPSQHSFVVVEMGMRGLGEIARLARVAQPDVSVITNIGTAHIGRLGSQAAIATAKCELLEQTPPDGIAVLNGEDDLLMKTAGQVWHGRTLTYGLDAGDINGELQGDILCVRRVGRVGQMAWQMPIPGRHNALNFLAALGVLQALDLDWSVTASSSDRIENLSMPAGRSQVYHLDRDITILDETYNASPEATIAALHLLASTPARRRWAVLGTMKELGEMSKSLHVKVGETVRNLGIDRLLVLTDGESDAILLGAGRDFPGASSGSTHAELTEILLKLVEPGDRLLFKASRSIGMDLVVKEFQQAWQARSS
- a CDS encoding urease accessory protein UreD, whose amino-acid sequence is MIGQESSIAKPPTDRNVWHGKLELDFANRDGATHVKHSYSQAPWKLQRPFYPEGDRICHSVLLHTAGGMVGGDRLSAEINLAENTHALITTAAAAKIYRSNGLIAQQSTRIQIAAGAYLEWLPQDSIIFDGAIYNQHLHVELAPQATWCGWEVCRYGRTARGESFLSGQVRSHTEVWQQGRPLWIDRQRLSGGADTIHSPHALAGQPVVANLAFIGQVIPTEIVEQARTLVKTAIKGEMQGEFGVTRLEQGIICRYRGASSLEARTWLIAVWQMLRVSFMGSSTCIPRIWQHNVN